In Arthrobacter citreus, a single genomic region encodes these proteins:
- a CDS encoding DEAD/DEAH box helicase yields the protein MEHFQLLEQTILKIKANNITKWTAVQEESIPAILEGNDVIAQSPTGTGKTLAYVLPLINKIDEKEENPQVVIMAPTRELVMQIFQVVQDYTQNTNIKTASIVGGADVKRQIEKLKQKPKIIVGSPGRISQLIKQKKLKMHCVKTIVFDEVDELIKTDDQKDLPQIVKATMKDRQLLFLSATITPGAMKFAKETSSNLKEISIEQSLEGNIIHGYIPCEEREKLELLRRIGSVQNMKALVFSNEPFKLEGYASKLNFRGVKTAVLHSKLGKMERSRVLKDLQTGKITLLFSTDVAARGIDLQDLPYVITLDVPEKVEQYTHRSGRVGRMGKQGTVINLTTPREKKHLFTLRGTQKLYFEQLMVSHGEVQKYVMKENSTDEKRTKPTSNPTKKADSSKKKPVKKFKK from the coding sequence ATGGAACATTTTCAATTACTAGAACAAACAATACTAAAAATAAAAGCAAATAATATTACGAAATGGACAGCAGTTCAAGAGGAATCAATCCCGGCTATTTTAGAGGGTAATGATGTAATAGCACAATCTCCGACTGGTACTGGTAAGACGCTTGCGTATGTTTTACCGTTGATTAATAAAATCGATGAAAAAGAAGAAAACCCACAAGTTGTAATAATGGCCCCGACTCGTGAGCTTGTTATGCAAATTTTTCAAGTTGTACAAGACTATACACAAAATACAAATATTAAGACCGCTTCTATAGTTGGAGGAGCAGACGTTAAACGTCAAATCGAAAAATTAAAACAAAAACCAAAAATTATTGTTGGTTCACCTGGACGAATCTCCCAATTAATTAAACAAAAAAAATTAAAAATGCATTGTGTTAAAACAATCGTATTTGATGAAGTAGATGAATTAATTAAAACGGATGATCAAAAAGACTTACCACAAATCGTCAAAGCTACAATGAAAGATCGCCAGCTGTTATTTTTATCTGCAACAATCACTCCTGGGGCAATGAAATTTGCAAAGGAAACAAGTTCAAATTTAAAAGAAATATCGATTGAACAAAGCTTAGAGGGTAATATCATCCATGGCTATATTCCATGTGAAGAAAGAGAAAAATTAGAGTTACTTAGAAGAATTGGTTCTGTTCAAAATATGAAAGCACTTGTATTTAGTAATGAGCCATTTAAACTTGAAGGTTACGCATCTAAATTAAACTTTAGAGGAGTTAAAACAGCGGTTCTTCATTCGAAACTAGGGAAAATGGAAAGAAGCCGAGTTTTAAAAGACCTTCAAACTGGTAAAATCACTTTACTATTTTCAACAGATGTAGCAGCGCGTGGTATTGATTTACAAGATTTACCATACGTCATTACACTTGATGTGCCAGAAAAAGTTGAACAGTATACTCATCGAAGTGGTCGTGTCGGAAGAATGGGTAAACAAGGTACTGTTATTAACTTAACAACACCTCGTGAGAAAAAGCATTTATTTACCCTTAGAGGAACTCAAAAATTGTATTTTGAACAACTAATGGTATCGCATGGTGAAGTACAAAAATACGTAATGAAAGAGAACTCAACTGACGAAAAAAGAACGAAACCTACTTCAAATCCAACTAAAAAAGCTGATTCAAGTAAAAAGAAACCAGTGAAAAAATTTAAAAAATAA
- a CDS encoding MBL fold metallo-hydrolase codes for MQDLGFNTYLIDLYDLSFPERTGCYVILDEDITIIETSATPSHEHLVAGLKELQISFDKIKNVIVTHIHLDHSGGAGVLMEKCPNATLYVHPKGARHLEDPTKLIASAKQVYGEDFDRFFNPILPIKSSQIYQVADGEELVIGNNRKLTFLFTPGHANHHISIFDSTSKFMYTGDTLGIYYPQLQQEIGTFILPSTSPNQFSYEATLDSSRKIQAFKPEAICFGHYGLTRDTKFVYESLKVYLDRFIDLTTSTIEENKDKPFYVKSRILSDSLFKEVKQDLQNKNINESHPVFQIIKLDLEVSAMGLVLAMDGNA; via the coding sequence ATGCAAGATTTAGGCTTTAATACATATTTAATTGATTTATATGATTTATCATTTCCAGAACGAACAGGTTGCTATGTTATTTTAGATGAAGATATTACAATCATTGAAACTAGTGCAACTCCTTCTCATGAGCATTTAGTGGCAGGGTTAAAAGAGTTACAAATTTCATTTGACAAGATAAAAAATGTAATCGTAACACATATTCATTTGGATCACTCAGGTGGCGCTGGTGTATTAATGGAAAAATGCCCTAATGCAACGCTTTATGTACATCCTAAAGGCGCAAGACATTTGGAAGATCCAACAAAATTAATTGCAAGTGCAAAACAAGTATATGGAGAAGATTTTGATCGATTTTTTAATCCTATTCTTCCAATTAAGTCTTCTCAAATTTATCAAGTAGCCGATGGCGAGGAGCTTGTTATTGGTAATAACCGTAAACTAACATTTTTATTTACTCCTGGTCATGCTAATCACCATATTTCAATTTTTGATTCTACTAGTAAATTTATGTATACAGGTGACACATTAGGGATCTATTATCCACAGCTTCAACAGGAAATAGGTACTTTTATTTTACCATCAACATCTCCTAATCAGTTTTCATACGAAGCAACACTTGATTCATCTAGAAAAATTCAAGCATTTAAGCCAGAAGCTATTTGCTTCGGTCATTATGGATTAACTAGAGATACTAAATTCGTTTATGAGTCTTTAAAAGTATATTTAGATCGTTTTATAGACCTAACTACATCTACGATTGAAGAAAATAAAGATAAGCCTTTTTATGTGAAAAGTAGGATTTTATCAGATTCATTATTTAAAGAAGTAAAACAAGATCTTCAAAATAAAAATATAAATGAGAGTCATCCTGTTTTCCAGATTATTAAATTGGATTTAGAAGTTTCAGCTATGGGATTAGTACTTGCTATGGATGGAAATGCATAA
- a CDS encoding glutathione peroxidase, which translates to MGIYDFQVKDSKGETVSLSDYKDQVIIVVNTASACGYTPQYKDLQALYEEYKEQGLVILGFPCNQFMNQEPGSNEEIQSFCELNYGVSFPVFGKIEVNGDKADPLFKYLSSEAPGIMGLKSIKWNFTKFIIDKNGKVIERFAPQTNPQELRPTLEKLLKA; encoded by the coding sequence ATGGGTATTTATGATTTTCAAGTAAAAGATAGCAAAGGCGAAACAGTTTCACTTTCTGATTATAAAGATCAAGTCATTATTGTTGTAAATACTGCAAGTGCTTGTGGATATACTCCTCAATATAAAGATTTACAAGCATTATATGAAGAATATAAAGAACAAGGTTTAGTTATTCTAGGTTTTCCATGCAATCAATTTATGAATCAAGAACCAGGTTCAAACGAAGAAATTCAAAGTTTTTGTGAATTAAATTATGGTGTGTCATTCCCTGTTTTTGGTAAAATTGAAGTAAATGGAGATAAAGCAGATCCATTATTTAAATATTTAAGTTCAGAAGCTCCGGGCATTATGGGATTAAAATCAATTAAATGGAATTTTACAAAATTTATTATTGATAAAAACGGTAAAGTAATCGAACGCTTTGCACCACAAACAAATCCTCAAGAGCTAAGACCGACACTCGAGAAATTATTGAAAGCTTAA
- a CDS encoding HD domain-containing protein: MKQQEIIIQIENYVRSLHQGDSSGHDWYHIDRVRNLAVHIARKENANQFIVECAALVHDVIDDKLHDNLEAQKAQLESFLNERLNSKDVNEIMYIVENISYKGGNGVIPTSIEGKIVQDADRLDAIGAIGVARTFAYGGKKSRSMFNPEFKIRENMTIEEYRSDQSSSMHHFYEKILKLKDLMNTEAALELAEERHQFVEKFIGEFMKEWNFKI; the protein is encoded by the coding sequence ATGAAACAGCAAGAAATTATTATACAAATAGAAAACTATGTCCGAAGTCTTCATCAAGGTGATAGTAGTGGGCATGATTGGTATCATATTGACCGAGTTAGAAACTTAGCTGTCCATATTGCGCGAAAAGAAAATGCAAATCAATTTATTGTAGAGTGTGCTGCATTAGTACATGATGTGATTGATGATAAATTACATGACAATCTTGAAGCACAAAAAGCCCAGTTAGAATCTTTTCTAAATGAACGATTAAATAGTAAAGATGTAAATGAAATAATGTACATAGTTGAAAATATTTCGTATAAAGGTGGAAATGGAGTTATTCCTACATCAATTGAAGGTAAAATTGTCCAAGATGCAGATCGTTTGGATGCAATTGGTGCAATAGGGGTAGCTAGAACTTTTGCGTACGGTGGGAAAAAAAGCAGAAGTATGTTCAACCCTGAATTTAAAATAAGAGAGAACATGACAATCGAAGAATATAGAAGTGATCAAAGTTCATCAATGCATCATTTCTATGAAAAAATACTGAAACTTAAAGATTTAATGAATACAGAGGCAGCGTTAGAGTTAGCCGAAGAAAGACATCAATTTGTAGAAAAATTCATTGGCGAATTTATGAAAGAGTGGAATTTTAAAATATGA
- a CDS encoding ABC-F family ATP-binding cassette domain-containing protein, which translates to MKILSVENLIKTYGEKSLFNEISFTVSEGQKIGLLGINGTGKSSLLKIIAGEEAADDGKITTPKDYVISYLPQHEDFDKKQTILEAVFESEDKVMVLVKSYEKTLQALQVDPANQGLQNELLKLQADMDSLNGWDLEANAKTILTKLGLSNLNLDVTLLSGGQKKRVALAKALIHPCDLLILDEPTNHLDYECIVFLQEYIKRLQNAVLFVTHDRYFLDEVTTALLELSNGNIYRYEGNYQYYIEQRASREEQEAATNEKRNNLFRRELAWMRRGAKARTTKQKARIQRFEDLSGKLNNQEKVEMEMNFQQTRLGKKVVEFKDVSKAFNEKKILDNFNLLLLQTDRIGIIGENGAGKTTLLKMLVGDEQVDSGEIEVGQTVKVAYYTQIQEIMNPTMRMIDYIKEEAEIIHTPDGKTISASQMLETFLFPTQSHGVQLGKLSGGEKRRLYLLKLLMTAPNLLLLDEPTNDLDIDTLTVLEDYIENFSGVVVTVSHDRYFLDKVTNKLLIFEGEGKVSSTLESYTEYLERQSVEKREVELEKVAVEKPVYQKEQKKKRLTYQEQKEWESIESDIEKLENEIEKLNEDLQAVGSDFDEAFKLSKQIEDKEGLLEEKMERWSVLSDLVESLK; encoded by the coding sequence ATGAAGATTTTAAGTGTAGAAAATTTAATTAAAACGTATGGAGAAAAGAGTTTATTTAATGAAATTTCATTCACCGTAAGTGAAGGGCAAAAAATTGGATTATTAGGTATAAACGGAACAGGTAAATCAAGCTTATTAAAGATCATAGCTGGTGAAGAAGCTGCAGATGATGGCAAAATCACTACTCCAAAGGATTATGTAATCAGTTATTTGCCACAGCATGAAGATTTTGATAAAAAACAAACGATTCTTGAAGCAGTTTTTGAGAGCGAAGACAAAGTAATGGTTTTAGTAAAATCTTATGAGAAAACATTACAAGCTCTTCAAGTAGATCCAGCAAACCAAGGATTACAAAATGAGTTATTAAAATTACAAGCTGATATGGATTCATTAAATGGGTGGGATCTTGAAGCTAATGCTAAAACTATTTTAACTAAGTTAGGTTTATCAAATTTAAACTTAGATGTAACTCTACTTTCTGGTGGTCAGAAAAAAAGGGTAGCTTTAGCAAAAGCATTAATACATCCGTGTGATTTATTAATTTTAGATGAGCCTACGAACCATTTGGACTATGAATGTATAGTATTTTTACAAGAGTACATAAAAAGACTTCAAAATGCAGTACTATTCGTAACACATGATCGTTATTTCTTAGATGAAGTTACTACTGCATTATTAGAACTATCAAATGGGAATATTTATCGATACGAAGGTAACTATCAGTATTATATTGAACAAAGAGCTTCTCGAGAAGAGCAAGAAGCAGCTACAAATGAAAAAAGAAACAACTTATTTAGACGAGAATTAGCTTGGATGCGTAGAGGTGCTAAAGCCCGAACGACAAAGCAAAAAGCTCGTATTCAGCGTTTTGAAGATCTTTCAGGTAAATTGAATAACCAAGAAAAAGTTGAAATGGAAATGAATTTTCAACAAACTCGTTTAGGAAAAAAAGTTGTTGAGTTTAAAGATGTAAGTAAAGCATTTAATGAAAAGAAAATTTTAGATAATTTTAATTTACTTTTACTTCAAACTGATCGAATTGGCATTATTGGTGAAAATGGAGCTGGTAAGACAACTTTGTTAAAAATGCTAGTTGGAGATGAACAAGTTGATTCAGGCGAAATTGAAGTTGGGCAAACAGTTAAAGTAGCGTACTATACACAAATACAAGAAATAATGAATCCAACTATGAGAATGATTGATTATATTAAGGAAGAAGCAGAAATCATCCATACACCAGATGGAAAAACAATTTCAGCTTCTCAAATGCTTGAAACATTCTTATTCCCAACTCAATCACACGGAGTTCAATTAGGTAAACTTTCAGGCGGTGAGAAAAGAAGACTCTACTTATTAAAGCTATTAATGACTGCTCCAAACTTACTATTACTAGATGAGCCAACAAATGATTTAGATATTGATACTTTAACGGTTTTAGAGGATTATATTGAGAATTTTAGTGGCGTAGTCGTGACTGTATCACATGATCGTTATTTCTTAGATAAAGTTACAAATAAATTATTAATCTTTGAAGGTGAAGGAAAAGTATCATCTACTTTAGAAAGTTATACAGAATATTTAGAACGTCAATCAGTCGAAAAGCGTGAAGTCGAGTTAGAAAAAGTAGCGGTTGAAAAACCTGTATATCAAAAAGAGCAAAAGAAAAAACGATTAACTTATCAAGAGCAAAAAGAATGGGAAAGTATTGAGTCAGATATCGAGAAGCTAGAGAATGAAATTGAAAAACTAAATGAAGACTTACAAGCAGTCGGCTCTGATTTTGATGAAGCTTTTAAGCTTTCTAAACAGATTGAAGACAAAGAAGGATTATTAGAGGAAAAAATGGAACGTTGGTCAGTTTTAAGTGACCTTGTTGAAAGTTTAAAGTAA
- a CDS encoding single-stranded DNA-binding protein — MINNVVLVGRLTKEPVLQTTANGRKTTFINIATNVYSDYLKKTRTNYVSVKLWGPIAEYATKKAKKGMEVSIEGIIKTSSYVKESERPIYVTEIIVEKFHLFTRQSEELTHNVAESNANDFEQFVKALQ; from the coding sequence ATGATCAATAATGTTGTATTAGTAGGTAGATTAACGAAAGAACCGGTTTTACAAACAACAGCGAATGGTAGAAAAACAACTTTTATTAATATTGCTACAAATGTTTATTCAGACTATCTGAAAAAAACAAGAACGAATTATGTATCAGTAAAATTATGGGGTCCTATTGCCGAATATGCTACTAAAAAAGCAAAAAAAGGTATGGAAGTCTCAATTGAAGGAATTATTAAAACGTCAAGTTATGTAAAGGAATCTGAAAGACCTATTTATGTGACTGAAATCATAGTTGAGAAATTTCACCTTTTTACTCGTCAATCTGAAGAGTTAACTCACAATGTAGCGGAATCAAATGCAAATGATTTTGAGCAATTCGTGAAAGCATTACAATAG